The Thamnophis elegans isolate rThaEle1 chromosome Z, rThaEle1.pri, whole genome shotgun sequence genome contains a region encoding:
- the VKORC1 gene encoding vitamin K epoxide reductase complex subunit 1, whose amino-acid sequence MTVPRWERVARLLLCAAGLALSIYAWHVETSKERDAAYRAMCDISPDISCSKVFTSRWGRGFGLVAGILGPHSLFNQPNSVFGIIFYILQILLGLFHHNLAAIALVASSFVSIAGSLYLAYILFYVLHDFCVICISTYILNFALLFINYKRLGYLSRPPPPKPKAKRR is encoded by the exons ATGACGGTGCCCAGGTGGGAGCGTGTAGCCCGGTTGCTCCTCTGCGCGGCGGGGCTGGCGCTCTCTATTTATGCCTGGCACGTGGAGACTTCCAAGGAGCGCGACGCCGCCTACCGGGCTATGTGTGACATAAGCCCCGACATCAGCTGCTCCAAGGTCTTCACCTCGAG GTGGGGTCGTGGTTTTGGCTTGGTGGCAGGCATTCTGGGACCTCACAGCCTCTTCAATCAGCCAAACAGCGTTTTTGGGATTATTTTCTACATTCTGCAGATACTTCTGG GTCTCTTTCACCACAACCTGGCAGCCATCGCTCTAGTGGCCTCTTCGTTTGTCTCCATTGCTGGATCTCTCTACTTGGCCTACATCCTTTTTTATGTGCTCCACGACTTCTGTGTGATTTGCATCAGTACCTACATCCTCAACTTTGCCCTCCTGTTTATAAACTACAAGCGCCTGGGCTACCTCAGCCGTCCACCCCCACCAAAGCCAAAAGCCAAGAGGCGCTGA